The Sphingomonas sp. So64.6b genome includes a region encoding these proteins:
- a CDS encoding SCO family protein — MADRAMKLIARTLAMFLIAALLAACSGPSALPRAPLEGAAIGGPFTLTDQDGRQVSDTAYKGKYRIVYFGYTFCPDVCPVDVQNLGAGLRLLEKSDPGLGAKIVPIFISVDPERDTPAALKQFVSAFHPRMVGLTGSPEAIAKVAKAFAIYYKKGDPAPGGGYLMDHSRVAYLMDPDGKPLALLPQDGKPEAIAIELKRWVK, encoded by the coding sequence ATGGCTGACCGCGCCATGAAACTGATCGCCCGTACGCTCGCCATGTTTCTTATCGCGGCGCTGCTCGCCGCTTGTTCGGGGCCGTCCGCGCTGCCGCGCGCGCCGCTTGAGGGTGCGGCGATTGGCGGCCCCTTCACCCTGACCGATCAAGACGGCCGGCAGGTCAGCGATACCGCGTACAAGGGCAAATACCGCATCGTCTATTTTGGCTACACCTTCTGTCCCGACGTCTGCCCGGTCGATGTGCAGAATCTCGGCGCCGGACTGCGCCTGCTGGAAAAGAGCGATCCCGGTTTAGGTGCGAAAATCGTGCCGATCTTCATCTCGGTCGATCCCGAGCGCGATACGCCCGCAGCGCTCAAACAATTCGTCTCCGCCTTTCATCCGCGCATGGTCGGCCTGACCGGTAGCCCGGAGGCGATCGCCAAGGTCGCAAAGGCGTTTGCGATCTATTATAAAAAGGGCGATCCGGCGCCCGGCGGCGGTTATCTGATGGATCATTCGCGCGTTGCGTATCTGATGGACCCCGACGGCAAGCCGCTCGCGCTCCTGCCGCAGGACGGCAAGCCGGAGGCGATCGCCATCGAACTCAAGCGCTGGGTCAAGTGA
- a CDS encoding PBP1A family penicillin-binding protein, protein MATSTKPKSSRPWRRRLVRTLQVFGVLALLGLIALVIAVYVARAQLPSYDELKSSPNGQMIRVHAADGTVIVSLGPSYGEWLPYDKIPVVMRDAMVSVEDRRFRSHPGVDPIGVLRAVKLAFNNRGTDKRLQGASTITQQVARTIFLSNKYDFGRKIREAILALAIERKFTKDQILELYLNKVYFGGGAYGIDAASRRFFGHGADTLNLNEAAVVAGLVKAPSRYSPTADAEAAIGRAGVVIKLMQETGKITAAQAAQANPSSVTLAPEPKQNSVRYFTDWALPQLEVLIDETTRPLEVWTTLDLGMQRAADASVRANAPKNAQGALVSIDRDGAVRAMVGGTDYVSSNYNRATQAVRQPGSAFKLFVYLAALEAGHKPEDTLVDEPVTIKGWSPRNSSGANRGEMTLRTAFAYSVNTIAAKLGLEVGFGTIADMARRFGITTPVDTHPAMVLGTSDVRLIDMTRAFASVANKGVAVTPYGITKVTAQGVTIYAQEVDRSQVLVAPYVAAQMTDLLQTAVNTGTGKAAQIGRPVAGKTGTTTSNKDGWFVGFSSGLTTGVWMGRDDAKVVPGLQGGTAPARAFAGFMKIAVANRPVEQFDTQVTLPEWQLEPDEESYFGEADNSLFVDQDGNPIEPGAAVEPSEGDSQVDPDGQPVPPTSGANPRPQERLDQDWIDKVLDRNQAPPQRPNSAPGRPPATLPPETPRERPQETRPNQ, encoded by the coding sequence ATGGCCACCTCAACAAAGCCCAAATCGTCCAGACCATGGCGTCGGCGGCTCGTCCGAACGCTGCAGGTGTTCGGCGTGCTCGCCCTTCTTGGGCTGATCGCGCTGGTCATCGCGGTCTATGTCGCACGCGCGCAGCTGCCGAGTTACGACGAGCTGAAATCCTCGCCCAATGGGCAGATGATCCGCGTCCACGCCGCCGATGGCACGGTCATCGTGTCGCTCGGGCCGAGCTATGGCGAATGGCTGCCCTACGACAAAATCCCTGTGGTGATGCGCGACGCGATGGTTTCGGTCGAGGATCGCCGTTTCCGCTCGCATCCCGGCGTGGATCCGATCGGGGTGCTGCGCGCGGTCAAGCTCGCCTTCAATAATCGCGGCACCGACAAGCGACTTCAGGGCGCATCGACGATTACGCAGCAGGTCGCGCGGACCATTTTCCTGTCGAACAAATATGATTTCGGTCGCAAGATTCGAGAGGCGATCCTGGCCCTGGCGATCGAACGCAAGTTCACCAAAGACCAGATCCTCGAACTCTATCTCAACAAGGTCTATTTTGGCGGCGGCGCTTACGGCATCGACGCCGCGTCGCGCCGCTTCTTCGGGCATGGCGCCGATACGCTGAACTTGAATGAGGCGGCGGTGGTCGCCGGTCTGGTCAAGGCGCCGTCGCGCTATTCGCCGACCGCCGATGCCGAGGCGGCGATCGGCCGCGCCGGCGTGGTGATCAAGCTGATGCAGGAAACCGGCAAGATCACTGCCGCGCAGGCGGCTCAGGCCAACCCCTCGTCGGTCACGCTCGCGCCTGAGCCCAAACAGAATAGTGTGCGATACTTCACCGACTGGGCGCTGCCCCAGCTTGAGGTACTGATCGACGAAACGACCCGTCCGCTTGAGGTGTGGACAACGCTCGACCTCGGTATGCAGCGCGCGGCCGATGCCTCGGTTCGCGCCAATGCACCGAAAAATGCACAAGGGGCATTGGTATCGATCGATCGCGATGGCGCGGTGCGCGCGATGGTCGGCGGCACCGATTATGTCTCGTCCAACTATAACCGCGCGACTCAGGCTGTGCGTCAGCCGGGATCGGCGTTCAAGCTGTTCGTCTATCTTGCCGCGCTCGAGGCCGGGCATAAACCCGAAGACACGCTGGTCGACGAACCGGTCACGATCAAGGGCTGGAGCCCGCGCAATTCGTCGGGCGCCAATCGCGGCGAAATGACGCTGCGCACCGCCTTTGCCTATTCGGTCAACACGATCGCGGCGAAGCTCGGGCTTGAGGTCGGCTTCGGCACGATCGCCGACATGGCACGCCGTTTTGGCATCACCACGCCGGTCGATACCCATCCGGCGATGGTGCTCGGCACGTCCGATGTGCGCCTGATCGACATGACCCGCGCCTTTGCCAGCGTCGCCAACAAGGGCGTCGCGGTGACGCCCTATGGCATCACCAAGGTTACCGCGCAGGGCGTGACGATCTATGCGCAGGAAGTCGATCGCAGCCAGGTACTGGTCGCGCCTTATGTCGCGGCGCAGATGACCGACCTGCTGCAGACCGCGGTCAACACCGGCACCGGTAAGGCGGCACAGATCGGCCGACCGGTCGCGGGCAAGACCGGTACGACGACGTCGAACAAGGATGGCTGGTTCGTCGGCTTTTCAAGCGGGCTGACCACCGGCGTGTGGATGGGCCGCGACGACGCCAAGGTGGTGCCCGGCCTGCAGGGCGGCACCGCGCCGGCGCGCGCCTTTGCCGGTTTCATGAAGATCGCAGTGGCCAATCGCCCGGTCGAGCAGTTCGACACTCAGGTCACGCTGCCCGAATGGCAGCTCGAGCCCGACGAGGAATCCTATTTCGGTGAGGCGGACAACAGCCTGTTTGTCGATCAGGACGGCAATCCGATCGAACCCGGTGCCGCGGTCGAGCCGTCCGAGGGCGATTCACAGGTCGATCCCGACGGCCAGCCCGTGCCACCCACCAGCGGCGCCAATCCCCGGCCGCAGGAACGGCTCGACCAGGACTGGATCGACAAGGTGCTCGATCGCAACCAGGCCCCGCCCCAGCGTCCCAACTCGGCACCTGGCCGGCCCCCAGCGACGCTACCGCCGGAAACGCCGCGCGAACGGCCTCAGGAAACCCGCCCGAACCAGTGA
- the rarD gene encoding EamA family transporter RarD yields MTDRSESRPAETVARSRKTNPGILLGVAAFSIWGLLPAFLKLLKPLPAPDILAHRILWSLLLLALLAAALRHGPALLRIVRTPRLLLALTGSAALIAINWLCYIVAVNGGHVAEASLGYFINPLVNVVLGVVILRERLGRIEAIAVIIATAAVLFLAIWQGGIPVIPLTLAFSFGFYGLIRKITPVDAIDGLLIETAILTPPALGWLLLAGTALSANGPGVPLLVATGILTALPLLLFAAAAKRVRYTDLGLLQYIAPTLQLVLAVFVYGEKLYPAQIGAFALIWIALALYALGASIGARRHAPAVPD; encoded by the coding sequence TTGACCGACCGATCGGAATCTCGTCCGGCGGAAACGGTGGCGCGCAGCAGGAAGACCAATCCCGGGATTCTATTAGGCGTCGCCGCCTTTTCGATCTGGGGCTTGCTGCCCGCGTTCCTGAAGCTGCTCAAGCCGCTGCCGGCGCCGGACATCCTCGCGCACCGCATCCTCTGGTCGCTGCTGTTGCTGGCCCTGCTGGCGGCAGCGCTTCGTCATGGGCCGGCGCTGCTCAGGATCGTGCGGACCCCGCGCCTGTTGCTCGCGCTCACCGGGTCGGCGGCGCTGATCGCCATCAACTGGCTTTGCTATATCGTGGCGGTAAATGGCGGCCATGTCGCCGAGGCCAGTCTCGGTTATTTCATCAACCCGCTGGTCAATGTCGTACTCGGCGTGGTGATCCTGCGCGAGCGGCTCGGCCGGATCGAAGCGATCGCGGTGATCATCGCGACCGCTGCGGTGCTTTTCCTCGCCATCTGGCAGGGCGGGATACCGGTCATTCCGCTGACGCTCGCTTTCTCGTTCGGATTCTACGGTTTGATCCGCAAGATCACGCCGGTGGATGCGATCGACGGCCTGCTGATTGAAACCGCGATCCTCACACCGCCGGCGCTGGGCTGGCTCCTGCTCGCTGGCACGGCACTGTCCGCCAACGGACCGGGCGTGCCGCTCCTGGTCGCTACCGGAATCCTCACCGCATTGCCGCTGCTGCTGTTTGCCGCGGCGGCGAAGCGCGTGCGTTATACCGATCTGGGACTGCTGCAATATATCGCGCCGACACTTCAGCTGGTGCTGGCGGTGTTCGTTTATGGCGAGAAACTTTATCCGGCGCAGATCGGCGCATTTGCGCTGATCTGGATCGCGCTTGCCCTCTACGCCCTTGGCGCGTCGATCGGTGCGCGACGACATGCACCGGCCGTACCCGACTAA
- a CDS encoding UTRA domain-containing protein, with product MTVAERIRTDIEARIHSGAWRPGDRIPFEHELVVTYGCSRATVGKALGALARTGLIERRRKAGSFVAHPQVHSAVLAVPDLAQIIAARGEEYRWQRTLYRNVNHGEGGDIPLPAMLVEGVHFSGGEPFALERRLIALGTIPKAATQDFVDEAPGAWLLAHIPWTSARHRIRAVEAIPAEARALALRPRAACLELERMTWRTGEPVTHVRQLFRGDRFDLVAEFRPGDG from the coding sequence GTGACGGTCGCCGAGCGGATACGCACTGATATCGAGGCGCGGATTCACTCGGGCGCGTGGCGTCCGGGTGATCGGATTCCCTTCGAACACGAACTTGTCGTGACCTATGGCTGCTCGCGTGCGACGGTCGGCAAGGCACTTGGCGCGCTCGCCCGGACCGGTCTGATCGAGCGGCGACGCAAGGCTGGATCTTTCGTTGCGCATCCACAGGTTCATTCGGCGGTCCTGGCGGTCCCCGATCTGGCGCAGATCATCGCTGCGCGTGGCGAGGAGTATCGCTGGCAGCGCACTCTGTATCGCAACGTAAACCACGGTGAGGGCGGTGATATTCCACTGCCTGCGATGCTGGTCGAGGGTGTCCATTTCAGCGGTGGCGAACCGTTCGCGCTCGAACGCCGGCTGATCGCGCTCGGCACTATACCCAAAGCGGCCACTCAGGACTTTGTCGATGAGGCACCCGGCGCTTGGCTGCTCGCGCATATCCCCTGGACATCCGCGCGCCATCGTATCCGGGCGGTGGAGGCGATACCGGCAGAGGCGCGTGCGCTGGCGTTGCGGCCGCGCGCGGCCTGTCTCGAGCTCGAACGGATGACCTGGCGAACCGGCGAACCGGTCACGCATGTGCGCCAGCTGTTTCGCGGCGATCGTTTCGACCTGGTCGCCGAGTTCCGGCCCGGCGACGGTTAG
- a CDS encoding methyltransferase domain-containing protein, translating into MPASTAAQRRRRLRAAGVPSPMGMFLKGFIKHPVMVGAIFPSSGKLVRKVLSRVDWQNTKLFVEYGPGVGTFCSSVLEKLGPDAKYIAIDTNPDFVRYLRHEIVDPRFTVVNGSAADVRQIITDHGFEQADYVLSGLPFSTLPAGVGDAIGAATADVLRPGGAFLVYQYSPKCYDFIAPYIPRVEHTMEWWNLPPAQLYWAWKD; encoded by the coding sequence ATGCCAGCATCCACCGCCGCTCAACGCCGTCGGCGCCTTCGCGCCGCAGGTGTCCCCTCACCCATGGGGATGTTCCTGAAAGGCTTTATCAAGCATCCGGTGATGGTGGGGGCAATCTTCCCCTCGTCCGGCAAGCTGGTGCGTAAGGTGCTTTCCCGAGTCGATTGGCAAAACACCAAATTGTTCGTCGAATATGGCCCCGGTGTGGGTACCTTCTGCTCGTCGGTGCTCGAAAAACTGGGCCCCGACGCAAAATATATCGCGATCGACACCAATCCCGATTTCGTCCGCTATCTGCGCCACGAAATCGTCGATCCGCGCTTCACCGTGGTCAATGGTTCGGCCGCCGATGTGCGCCAGATCATCACCGATCATGGTTTCGAGCAGGCCGATTATGTCCTGTCGGGCTTGCCTTTTTCAACCTTACCGGCTGGCGTGGGCGATGCGATCGGCGCAGCGACCGCCGATGTGCTCCGGCCCGGTGGCGCCTTCCTGGTCTATCAATATTCGCCCAAATGCTATGATTTCATCGCGCCCTATATTCCGCGCGTCGAACACACGATGGAATGGTGGAACCTGCCGCCGGCACAGCTTTACTGGGCATGGAAGGATTAA
- a CDS encoding SprT family zinc-dependent metalloprotease, with amino-acid sequence MTETVEVVRNARARRAKLSVDPASGRVRLTLPPRAPLKAALRWAEEQRGWVEAQRAKLPQARPFAPGAEIPFDDAILTIDWHEALPRRVVREGALLRCGGPLDALSRRIETWLRREALRVLSAETAEFAARADVTVTRVSIGDPRARWGSCASTGVIRYSWRLILMPPFVRRSTVAHEVAHRVHMNHSAEFHALADALTEGDPAASRAWLRANGAALHWFGRVS; translated from the coding sequence GTGACGGAAACGGTCGAAGTCGTCCGCAACGCGCGCGCGCGCCGCGCCAAGCTTTCGGTCGATCCGGCGAGCGGGCGGGTGCGCCTGACCCTGCCGCCGCGCGCACCGCTGAAAGCGGCGCTGCGCTGGGCCGAGGAACAGCGCGGTTGGGTCGAGGCACAGCGCGCGAAATTGCCGCAGGCGCGGCCCTTTGCGCCCGGTGCCGAGATCCCGTTCGACGATGCGATTCTAACGATCGACTGGCATGAGGCCCTGCCGCGCCGGGTCGTTCGCGAAGGAGCATTGCTTCGCTGCGGCGGACCGCTCGACGCCTTGTCGCGGCGGATCGAGACCTGGCTGAGACGTGAGGCGCTCCGTGTCCTGAGCGCGGAAACCGCCGAATTCGCCGCTCGCGCCGATGTAACCGTGACGCGCGTATCGATCGGCGATCCCCGCGCGCGCTGGGGCAGTTGTGCGTCGACCGGCGTGATCCGCTACAGCTGGCGGCTCATCCTGATGCCGCCCTTTGTGCGCCGCTCGACCGTTGCGCATGAGGTGGCGCACCGGGTCCATATGAATCACAGCGCTGAATTCCACGCACTCGCCGATGCCTTGACCGAAGGCGACCCGGCCGCATCGCGCGCCTGGCTGCGCGCCAACGGCGCGGCGCTTCACTGGTTCGGGCGGGTTTCCTGA
- a CDS encoding CDC48 family AAA ATPase, producing the protein MADSESPVHKLQVANARPEDSGRGLAHIPRALMMALGLAEGDVIEIVGKSTTPARAVAPYHEDEGLEIIRIDGLQRANAGAGAGDFVEVRKVESKPATRVVFAPAQQNLRLQGSSNALKRTFFGRPLCQGDVVATAGQQRVDNMPPGVQQFLRAPAYALQEIRLSVIATTPKGVVHVDENTEIELRPEYEEPKEARRADVTYDDIGGMGPTIDQLREMVELPLRYPELFQRLGVDPPKGVLLHGPPGTGKTRLARAVANESAAEFFLINGPEIMGSAYGESESKLRQVFEDAAKASPSIVFIDEIDSIAPKRGQVSGEAEKRLVAQLLTLMDGLEARTNVVVIAATNRPEAIDEALRRPGRFDREIVVGVPDERGRREILGIHTRGMPLGDKVDLGELARTTYGFVGADLAALAREAAIEAVRKIMPRLNLAEGTIPPEVLDTLAVTREDFLDALKRVQPSAMREVMVEAPRVRWEDVGGLDKAQMRLKEGVELPLKDPDAFRRLGIRPAKGFLLYGPPGTGKTLLAKAVAREAEANFIATKSSDLLSKWYGESEQQIAKLFSRARQVAPCVIFIDELDSLVPARGGGLGEPQVTERVVNTILAEMDGLEELQSVVVIGATNRPNLIDPALLRPGRFDELIYVGVPDKDGRRRILAIQTGKMPLAGDVDLDSLAERTDRFTGADLEDLVRRAGLVALRQSLSVAEVTMAHFEEALDESRASVTPEMERDYEQMASRLKQDASALQPIGFITPGQLRPRGPKGTD; encoded by the coding sequence ATGGCCGATAGTGAATCACCGGTCCACAAATTGCAGGTCGCCAATGCGCGACCTGAAGACAGCGGCCGCGGGCTCGCGCATATTCCGCGTGCGCTGATGATGGCGCTCGGCCTGGCCGAGGGCGATGTGATCGAGATTGTCGGGAAATCGACTACGCCGGCGCGTGCGGTTGCGCCATATCACGAAGATGAAGGACTGGAGATCATCCGCATCGACGGCCTGCAGCGCGCCAATGCCGGCGCGGGCGCGGGTGATTTCGTCGAAGTGCGCAAGGTCGAATCCAAACCGGCGACGCGCGTCGTTTTCGCACCCGCTCAGCAGAACCTGCGTCTGCAGGGGTCATCCAACGCGTTGAAGCGCACGTTCTTCGGCCGGCCGCTGTGCCAGGGTGACGTCGTCGCGACCGCCGGCCAGCAGCGCGTCGACAATATGCCGCCCGGTGTACAGCAATTCCTTCGCGCTCCCGCTTATGCGCTGCAGGAGATCCGCCTCTCGGTGATCGCCACCACGCCCAAGGGTGTCGTGCATGTCGATGAGAATACCGAGATCGAGCTGCGCCCCGAATATGAGGAGCCGAAGGAAGCGCGCCGCGCCGACGTCACCTATGACGATATCGGCGGCATGGGCCCGACGATCGATCAGTTGCGCGAGATGGTCGAATTGCCGCTGCGTTATCCCGAACTGTTCCAGCGGCTCGGCGTCGATCCGCCCAAGGGCGTCTTGCTGCATGGGCCGCCCGGTACCGGCAAGACACGCCTCGCACGCGCCGTCGCCAATGAGAGCGCCGCCGAGTTCTTTCTGATCAACGGCCCCGAGATCATGGGGTCGGCCTATGGCGAATCGGAAAGCAAGCTGCGCCAGGTGTTCGAGGACGCGGCCAAGGCGTCGCCATCGATCGTGTTCATCGACGAGATCGATTCGATCGCGCCGAAACGCGGCCAAGTGTCGGGCGAGGCGGAAAAGCGCCTCGTCGCGCAATTGTTGACGCTGATGGACGGGCTCGAAGCGCGCACCAATGTGGTGGTGATCGCCGCGACAAATCGCCCCGAAGCGATCGACGAAGCACTGCGTCGGCCCGGCCGGTTCGACCGCGAGATCGTCGTTGGTGTGCCCGACGAGCGCGGCCGTCGCGAGATTCTCGGGATCCACACACGCGGGATGCCGCTTGGCGACAAGGTCGATCTCGGCGAGCTTGCGCGAACCACTTACGGCTTTGTCGGCGCCGACCTTGCCGCGCTCGCGCGCGAGGCGGCGATCGAGGCGGTGCGCAAGATCATGCCGCGGCTCAATCTCGCAGAAGGCACGATTCCGCCCGAGGTGCTCGATACACTCGCCGTCACACGCGAGGATTTCCTCGATGCGCTGAAACGTGTCCAGCCAAGCGCGATGCGTGAGGTGATGGTCGAAGCGCCGCGCGTCCGCTGGGAGGATGTCGGCGGACTCGACAAGGCGCAGATGCGCTTGAAGGAAGGCGTCGAACTGCCGCTCAAGGATCCCGATGCGTTCCGCCGCCTCGGCATCCGGCCGGCCAAGGGTTTCCTGCTCTATGGACCGCCCGGGACCGGCAAGACTCTGCTCGCCAAGGCGGTCGCGCGCGAGGCGGAGGCGAATTTCATCGCCACCAAATCATCCGACCTGCTGAGCAAATGGTATGGCGAGAGCGAACAGCAGATCGCCAAGCTGTTCAGCCGCGCCCGTCAGGTCGCACCGTGCGTGATCTTCATCGACGAACTCGATTCGCTCGTTCCCGCACGCGGCGGCGGCCTTGGCGAACCGCAAGTCACCGAACGGGTGGTCAATACCATCCTGGCCGAGATGGACGGGTTGGAGGAGTTGCAATCGGTCGTCGTGATCGGCGCGACCAACCGGCCGAACCTGATCGATCCGGCGCTGCTCCGTCCAGGTCGGTTCGACGAGCTGATCTATGTCGGTGTGCCCGACAAGGACGGCCGCCGGCGTATCCTGGCGATCCAGACCGGCAAGATGCCGCTTGCCGGCGATGTCGACCTCGATTCGCTGGCCGAGCGGACCGACCGCTTCACTGGGGCCGATCTCGAGGATCTGGTGCGCCGCGCAGGCCTCGTCGCGCTGCGCCAGTCGCTCAGCGTTGCTGAAGTGACGATGGCGCATTTCGAAGAGGCGCTCGACGAATCGCGCGCTTCGGTCACCCCCGAGATGGAGCGCGATTACGAGCAGATGGCGTCGCGACTGAAGCAGGATGCGTCAGCATTGCAGCCGATTGGCTTCATCACGCCCGGCCAGTTGCGGCCGCGTGGCCCGAAGGGGACTGATTGA
- a CDS encoding ankyrin repeat domain-containing protein, producing the protein MTVRLKQIALATAALLVTTGIAQAQQQSESYKFLEAVRGGKGTEVLDMLNKPGSRIINTRDIGTREGALHIVVKRGDSVYLRFLLQQNADPNLRDGEGNTAMLLAVNGGQSGLVDILIEAKADVNLGNSRGETPLIRAVQRRDLGLARTLLTAGADPDQPDLLAGMSARDYAHDDKRSTVMAKLIDETPKKARRAVSGPKL; encoded by the coding sequence ATGACCGTTCGTTTGAAGCAGATCGCGCTGGCCACTGCCGCGCTCCTCGTGACCACCGGAATCGCACAGGCGCAGCAGCAATCGGAGAGCTACAAGTTCCTCGAGGCGGTGCGTGGCGGCAAGGGCACCGAGGTGCTCGACATGCTCAACAAACCGGGCAGCCGGATAATCAACACGCGCGATATCGGTACCAGGGAAGGCGCCTTGCACATTGTCGTCAAGCGTGGCGATTCGGTCTATTTGCGCTTCCTGCTGCAACAGAATGCCGACCCCAATTTGCGCGACGGCGAGGGGAATACAGCGATGCTGCTCGCGGTGAATGGTGGCCAATCTGGATTGGTCGATATCCTGATCGAAGCCAAGGCGGATGTGAATCTGGGCAATTCGCGTGGCGAAACGCCATTGATTCGCGCCGTCCAGCGTCGCGACCTCGGCCTTGCCCGCACATTGCTCACCGCGGGTGCCGACCCCGATCAGCCCGACCTGCTCGCCGGCATGTCGGCGCGCGATTACGCGCATGACGACAAACGCTCGACAGTGATGGCCAAGCTGATCGATGAAACCCCGAAAAAAGCGCGCAGAGCCGTTTCGGGTCCCAAGCTCTAA
- a CDS encoding LysR substrate-binding domain-containing protein → MRRLPPLTAIEAFVQVARLGSIKAASAELALSPPALSRRVQALERFIDKPLFERRHQAVVLNADGERLLAQIAPTIDSLSDAVESMMGGSDVLRLRLGIMPLFASQRLFPKLGELRARHPELHLDIDTAGHGVMRLGDGLDAVIALARDIDPGLYAKRLDRNSVYVIGARALIEGDNPVTDPAQIKSLTALVHRDMPDTFSAWRHAAGLGDLEPLAIDHFDSGPLMLEAAAQGLGIAFMHESHFEDAHDDRLVRLFDIEVESPYSYWFVCRPRALSLRPVKLFHDWLIEAVAEK, encoded by the coding sequence ATGCGTAGATTGCCGCCATTGACCGCAATCGAGGCCTTTGTGCAGGTGGCTCGGCTGGGGTCGATCAAGGCGGCTTCCGCCGAACTCGCGCTGTCGCCACCCGCGCTCAGCCGGCGCGTTCAGGCGCTCGAACGTTTTATCGACAAGCCATTGTTCGAACGCCGCCATCAGGCGGTGGTGCTCAATGCCGATGGCGAACGCCTGCTCGCGCAGATTGCGCCGACGATCGACAGCCTGTCCGACGCGGTCGAATCGATGATGGGGGGCAGCGATGTGCTGCGTCTCCGGCTCGGCATCATGCCGTTGTTCGCATCGCAGCGACTATTTCCGAAGCTCGGCGAATTGCGCGCAAGGCATCCCGAACTTCATCTCGATATCGACACTGCCGGACACGGCGTGATGCGGCTCGGCGATGGACTCGATGCGGTGATCGCACTGGCGCGCGACATCGATCCCGGACTTTATGCCAAGCGGCTCGATCGCAATTCGGTTTATGTCATCGGCGCACGCGCACTGATCGAGGGTGACAATCCGGTCACCGATCCGGCGCAGATTAAGTCGCTGACCGCATTGGTCCATCGCGACATGCCCGACACGTTCAGCGCGTGGCGCCATGCGGCGGGGCTCGGCGACCTCGAGCCGCTGGCGATCGATCATTTCGATTCGGGGCCATTGATGCTCGAAGCGGCGGCGCAGGGTCTCGGCATCGCCTTCATGCATGAAAGCCATTTCGAGGATGCGCATGACGACCGGCTGGTGCGGCTGTTCGATATCGAGGTCGAAAGCCCGTACAGCTATTGGTTCGTGTGCCGCCCGCGCGCGCTGAGCCTGCGGCCGGTCAAGCTGTTCCACGACTGGCTGATCGAGGCCGTCGCGGAGAAATAG
- a CDS encoding YcgN family cysteine cluster protein — MSGAFWEDTPLEKLDRGQWEALCDGCGKCCIHKLEDEETGELIPTNVACRLLDRATAQCSNYRHRHAFVSECVRLTRDNVHEIDWLPDTCAYRLRRDNEPLPRWHYLVCGDRDAVHRAGESVRGWTISEVDAGELEHHIVDRRL, encoded by the coding sequence ATGAGTGGCGCGTTCTGGGAAGATACGCCGTTAGAGAAGCTCGATCGCGGCCAGTGGGAAGCCCTGTGTGACGGCTGCGGCAAATGCTGTATCCACAAGCTTGAGGACGAGGAAACTGGTGAACTGATTCCGACCAATGTCGCGTGCCGCTTGCTCGACCGAGCCACCGCGCAATGCTCGAACTACCGCCACCGTCACGCATTCGTCAGCGAATGCGTCCGGCTGACGCGTGACAATGTGCATGAGATCGACTGGCTGCCCGATACCTGCGCCTATCGTTTGCGTCGCGACAACGAACCCTTGCCACGCTGGCATTATCTCGTGTGCGGCGATCGCGACGCGGTCCACCGTGCCGGTGAATCGGTGCGTGGCTGGACGATCTCCGAGGTTGATGCCGGAGAGTTGGAGCATCATATCGTCGACCGGCGCTTGTGA